Proteins encoded within one genomic window of Nakamurella alba:
- a CDS encoding MDR family MFS transporter, with the protein MTTTAPAPLVLTQKRIWLIFSALVAGMFLASLDQTIVSTAMPTIVGDLGGVAHMAWVTTAYLLATTIAMPIYGKFGDIFGRRGLFLFAIAIFTLGSLGAAISTSFWEFVTFRGIQGLGGGGLMILSQAIIADIVPAKDRGKYLGPLGAIFGVTAVAGPLLGGLFTDHLGWEWCFWINVPIGVAAFVIAWRTLSLPSRKNTAKVDWLGVVLLSAATTTLILFTDWGGKEYAWSSPAILGLIAAFLLAVVLFVVVELRAEQPIIPMYLFRNSVFVIATAIGLVLGVGMFSAIAFLPTFLQMASGTSASTSGLLMIPMMVGLMITVIASSTMITRTGRYRIYPIVGTLVTGAGMLWLTTLTGSTPIWLICCMIFVMGAGLGLIMQVIVLAVQNAVSPADIGTATSSNNYFREVGASLGVAIFGSIFTSRLVDNLTGAFTANAGQAAASGIDPANLIPEQVRAVGDPLHTAIVDSYADALAPVFWYLLPAIALAFVLSLFLKEVPLSDVAGMVARGEAVADGGPERLPVASEDDSTSRSDDENIDTAATVGAGSGSGAASDDGRQPDADRR; encoded by the coding sequence ACCGCTGGTCCTGACCCAGAAGCGGATCTGGCTGATCTTCTCCGCACTTGTCGCGGGCATGTTCCTGGCCAGCCTGGACCAGACCATCGTCTCCACCGCGATGCCGACCATCGTCGGCGATCTCGGCGGCGTCGCGCACATGGCCTGGGTGACCACCGCCTACCTGCTGGCCACCACCATCGCCATGCCGATCTACGGCAAGTTCGGCGACATCTTCGGCCGCCGCGGGCTTTTCCTGTTCGCGATCGCGATCTTCACCCTGGGCTCGCTGGGTGCGGCGATCTCCACGTCGTTCTGGGAGTTCGTCACCTTCCGCGGCATCCAGGGCCTGGGCGGCGGCGGTCTGATGATCCTGTCGCAGGCGATCATCGCCGACATCGTCCCGGCCAAGGACCGCGGCAAGTACCTCGGCCCGCTGGGCGCGATCTTCGGTGTCACCGCGGTCGCCGGCCCGCTGCTCGGCGGCCTGTTCACCGACCACCTCGGGTGGGAGTGGTGCTTCTGGATCAACGTCCCGATCGGTGTCGCCGCCTTCGTGATCGCCTGGCGCACCCTGTCCCTGCCCAGCCGGAAGAACACGGCCAAGGTCGACTGGCTCGGTGTCGTCCTGCTCAGCGCGGCCACCACGACGCTGATCCTGTTCACCGACTGGGGCGGCAAGGAGTACGCCTGGAGCTCGCCGGCCATCCTCGGCCTGATCGCGGCCTTCCTGCTCGCCGTGGTGCTGTTCGTGGTCGTCGAGCTGCGCGCCGAGCAGCCGATCATCCCGATGTACCTGTTCCGCAACAGCGTGTTCGTGATCGCCACCGCCATCGGCCTGGTGCTCGGCGTCGGCATGTTCTCCGCGATCGCCTTCCTGCCGACCTTCCTGCAGATGGCCTCCGGCACCTCCGCATCGACCTCCGGCCTGCTGATGATCCCGATGATGGTCGGCCTGATGATCACCGTCATCGCGTCCTCGACCATGATCACCAGGACTGGCCGCTACCGGATCTACCCGATCGTCGGCACCCTGGTGACCGGCGCCGGCATGCTCTGGCTGACGACATTGACCGGCAGCACACCGATCTGGCTGATCTGCTGCATGATCTTCGTGATGGGCGCCGGTCTCGGCCTGATCATGCAGGTGATCGTGCTGGCCGTGCAGAACGCCGTCTCCCCCGCCGACATCGGCACCGCGACGAGCTCCAACAACTACTTCCGCGAGGTGGGTGCCTCGCTCGGCGTGGCGATCTTCGGCTCGATCTTCACCTCGCGGCTGGTCGACAACCTGACCGGTGCGTTCACCGCGAACGCCGGGCAGGCAGCGGCCTCCGGCATCGACCCGGCCAACCTGATCCCCGAGCAGGTGCGGGCCGTCGGCGATCCGCTGCACACCGCGATCGTCGACTCCTACGCCGACGCCCTGGCCCCGGTGTTCTGGTACCTGCTGCCGGCCATCGCCCTCGCCTTCGTGCTGTCCCTGTTCCTCAAGGAGGTTCCGCTCTCCGACGTCGCCGGCATGGTGGCGCGGGGCGAGGCCGTCGCCGATGGCGGCCCGGAGCGGCTCCCGGTGGCATCGGAGGACGACAGCACATCGCGCTCCGATGACGAGAACATCGACACTGCCGCCACTGTCGGCGCCGGATCCGGGTCCGGCGCGGCATCCGACGACGGTCGGCAGCCCGACGCCGACCGCCGCTGA
- a CDS encoding TetR/AcrR family transcriptional regulator, giving the protein MQESTVAAPKGTARPGGRAAPLPVEQRRAAIIAAAIPLITRDGAAVSTKSIAEAAGIAEGTLFRAFQDKDTLIRAVVESVFDPAPTFAALSGIDRDAPYPDRMTAVVDILRERLAQVWTLLGALRMLGPPEPQSGRRWTQPKLSDESMNAVIREILEPPSGFLRFDAEYVTRVLQMFVFAGTNQRITNGHPMETADIVSILLDGVRAHSP; this is encoded by the coding sequence ATGCAGGAATCCACCGTCGCCGCGCCGAAGGGCACCGCCCGTCCGGGCGGGCGTGCGGCACCCCTACCGGTGGAGCAGCGGCGGGCGGCGATCATCGCCGCGGCGATCCCGCTGATCACCAGGGACGGCGCCGCGGTCAGCACGAAGTCGATCGCGGAGGCGGCGGGCATCGCCGAGGGCACGCTGTTCCGCGCCTTCCAGGACAAGGACACGCTGATCCGCGCGGTCGTCGAGTCCGTGTTCGACCCCGCCCCCACCTTCGCCGCCCTCTCCGGGATCGACCGTGATGCGCCCTACCCGGACCGGATGACGGCCGTGGTGGACATCCTGCGCGAGCGGCTGGCGCAGGTCTGGACCTTGCTCGGCGCGCTGCGCATGCTCGGCCCGCCGGAGCCGCAGTCCGGCCGCCGCTGGACCCAGCCGAAGTTGTCCGACGAGTCGATGAACGCGGTGATCCGCGAGATCCTCGAGCCGCCCAGCGGTTTCCTGCGGTTCGACGCGGAGTACGTGACCCGGGTGCTGCAGATGTTCGTCTTCGCCGGCACCAACCAGCGGATCACCAACGGCCACCCGATGGAGACCGCCGACATCGTCTCGATCCTGCTCGACGGGGTCCGCGCGCACTCCCCCTGA
- a CDS encoding ABC transporter ATP-binding protein encodes MLVRLLRTYLRPYAGALTVVIVLQLIGTIASLYLPSLNADIIDKGVALGDSGYIVSRGGLMLAVSLVQIVCSIAAVWFGARTAMGFGRDVRAAIFHRVGRFSERELNQFGAPSLITRNTNDVQQVQMLVLMTCTLLVAAPIMCIGGVFMALNEDAGLSWLLLVSVPVLVIAIGSIVIRMVPQFRLMQTRIDAINRVLREQITGIRVVRAFVREPWETERFAKANQDVTQTALRAGRLQALMFPTVMLVLNVSSVAILWFGGHRVDDAQIEVGSLMAFLSYMMQILMSVMMATFMAVMVPRAAVCAERIEEVLGTESSVAPPEHPQRRATTAGEVTFDHVSFGYPGASTPVLQDISFTATPGTTTAVIGSTGAGKTTLISLIPRLFDVTGGAVRLDGVDVKDLAPDDLWSSIGLVPQRPYLFSGTVASNLRHGNPDATDDELWAALRIAQAEDFIREMPEQLETPVAQGGTSVSGGQRQRLAIARALVRTPSVYLFDDSFSALDLTTDARLRAALKPVTRTATVIIVAQRVSTVLDADRIVVLEDGIVVGTGTHAELLEHCPTYVEIVESQLAAEVSA; translated from the coding sequence ATGCTCGTCCGCCTGCTCCGCACCTACCTGCGCCCCTACGCCGGCGCCCTGACCGTGGTGATCGTGCTCCAGCTGATCGGCACGATCGCCTCGCTGTACCTGCCCAGCCTCAACGCCGACATCATCGACAAGGGCGTCGCCCTCGGCGATTCCGGCTACATCGTGTCCCGCGGCGGGCTGATGCTCGCCGTCAGCCTGGTGCAGATCGTCTGCTCGATCGCCGCGGTCTGGTTCGGCGCGCGCACCGCCATGGGTTTCGGCCGCGACGTCCGGGCGGCGATCTTCCACCGCGTCGGCCGGTTCTCCGAGCGCGAGCTGAACCAGTTCGGCGCCCCGTCGCTGATCACCCGCAACACCAACGACGTGCAGCAGGTGCAGATGCTGGTGCTGATGACCTGCACCCTGCTGGTCGCGGCGCCGATCATGTGCATCGGCGGCGTCTTCATGGCGCTGAACGAGGATGCCGGTCTGTCCTGGCTGCTGCTGGTCAGCGTGCCGGTGCTGGTGATCGCGATCGGCTCCATCGTGATCCGGATGGTGCCGCAGTTCCGGCTCATGCAGACCCGGATCGACGCGATCAACCGGGTGCTGCGGGAGCAGATCACCGGCATCCGGGTGGTCCGCGCGTTCGTCCGAGAGCCCTGGGAGACAGAGCGTTTCGCGAAGGCGAACCAGGACGTCACGCAGACCGCGCTGCGTGCCGGACGGCTGCAGGCGCTCATGTTCCCGACCGTGATGCTGGTGCTCAACGTGTCGTCGGTGGCCATCCTCTGGTTCGGCGGGCACCGGGTGGACGACGCGCAGATCGAGGTCGGATCGCTGATGGCGTTCCTGTCCTACATGATGCAGATCCTCATGTCGGTCATGATGGCGACCTTCATGGCGGTGATGGTCCCGCGCGCCGCGGTGTGCGCCGAGCGCATCGAGGAGGTGCTCGGCACCGAGAGCTCCGTCGCCCCGCCGGAGCACCCGCAGCGCCGCGCCACCACCGCGGGGGAGGTCACCTTCGACCACGTCAGCTTCGGCTACCCCGGGGCGAGCACACCGGTGCTGCAGGACATCTCGTTCACCGCCACGCCCGGCACCACCACCGCGGTGATCGGCTCCACCGGTGCCGGCAAGACCACGCTGATCTCGCTGATCCCCAGACTCTTCGACGTCACCGGCGGCGCCGTCCGGCTCGACGGGGTGGACGTCAAGGACCTGGCCCCGGACGACCTCTGGTCCTCCATCGGCCTCGTCCCGCAGCGCCCGTACCTGTTCTCCGGCACCGTCGCGAGCAACCTGCGGCACGGGAACCCGGACGCCACCGACGACGAGCTGTGGGCCGCGCTGCGCATCGCCCAGGCCGAGGATTTCATCCGCGAGATGCCCGAACAGCTCGAGACCCCGGTCGCCCAGGGCGGCACCAGCGTGTCCGGCGGGCAGCGGCAGCGGCTGGCCATCGCCCGCGCCCTGGTCCGGACGCCGTCGGTCTATCTGTTCGACGACTCCTTCTCCGCACTGGATCTCACCACCGACGCCCGACTACGGGCCGCGCTGAAACCGGTCACCCGGACCGCGACGGTGATCATCGTGGCGCAGCGGGTGTCCACCGTGCTGGACGCCGACCGGATCGTGGTGCTGGAGGACGGGATCGTCGTCGGCACCGGCACCCATGCCGAGTTGCTGGAGCACTGCCCGACCTACGTCGAGATCGTGGAATCCCAGCTGGCGGCGGAGGTGTCGGCATGA